Proteins encoded by one window of Synechococcus sp. MVIR-18-1:
- a CDS encoding DUF475 domain-containing protein has translation MDSAALPSLTPFLDGVDRWAELLPLLPVLVALELVLSADNAIALAAVARKQNDPAQEKKALDYGIAIAFFLRVALILLAQWVLAFKPLQLLAGVYLLWLFLSHIWFKASSSETPSGSSRPASPISFTKTIVALALTDLAFSVDSVAAAVAISDQLILVITGAFIGVVALRFTSGLFIRWLDIYTRLETAGYLAVALVGVKLISTLIFSDLQLPEWWTLLTVALLMIWGFSERKEPLAHEV, from the coding sequence TTTCTCGATGGCGTTGATCGATGGGCTGAGCTCTTACCTCTCCTTCCAGTGCTTGTGGCTTTGGAGCTGGTACTCTCCGCCGACAATGCCATTGCCTTAGCTGCTGTTGCTCGTAAGCAAAACGATCCAGCTCAGGAAAAGAAAGCGCTCGACTATGGAATTGCGATTGCTTTTTTCCTCAGAGTTGCCTTGATTTTATTGGCTCAGTGGGTTTTGGCGTTTAAACCGTTGCAACTCCTTGCCGGTGTTTATCTGCTGTGGCTCTTTCTTTCTCATATCTGGTTCAAGGCATCAAGCTCTGAGACTCCCTCGGGATCCTCAAGGCCTGCATCTCCGATCTCCTTTACAAAGACGATCGTTGCATTGGCCTTAACCGATCTAGCTTTTTCAGTCGATAGTGTTGCTGCTGCCGTTGCGATTAGTGACCAACTTATTCTTGTGATTACCGGTGCTTTCATTGGTGTTGTTGCACTACGCTTTACTTCGGGACTGTTCATTCGTTGGCTTGATATTTATACACGATTAGAAACTGCGGGCTATCTTGCCGTTGCTTTAGTAGGCGTCAAACTTATTTCTACATTGATCTTTTCTGACTTGCAACTGCCTGAATGGTGGACGTTGTTAACTGTTGCGCTACTGATGATTTGGGGCTTTTCAGAGCGGAAAGAGCCATTGGCACACGAA